The following nucleotide sequence is from Coregonus clupeaformis isolate EN_2021a unplaced genomic scaffold, ASM2061545v1 scaf0114, whole genome shotgun sequence.
TAccatatacatactgtacatgacCTACACAATTCTGCCTGGCCTCCTACAGTGCTTACATTATTTGCAGGTAGAGTTCTCAGAAATCATAGGCTCTCTCATGTGTGGGAAACGGAAAGGGgggtacctagtcagttgtacaactgaatgcatttaactgaaatgtgtcttccgcatttaacccaacccctctgaatcagagaggtgaggGTGGTTGCCTTAAatgacatccacgtcatcggcgcccgggaagcagttgttgttgggggtaaactgccttgctcaaacctcctttcggttactggcacaacgctcttaaccgctaggctacctgccgccctcctGGCATTAGAGTACAGATGTGTGGCTGGTGGAAGTGAGCTTGATTCAACCGCTGTGGTTACAGCAGAACAAATGTGTTCATTGTAGCcatgtattgtactgtatgtcatatgcTCAATAGAACCCAGTAACAAGGTTTCCTGAATAAAtacaccacactagccagtttaGTGTGTGAAGTGAGTTTAGGATGTGTTGACGCTACTCACCCCTCCCTTCTCCAGCCATTCTAACAGGGTGTGTGCTGTGTCCATGGGGACCTGTCTCCTCATGGACTCATGCTCCTCCTGGTCCACCTGGCCCTCCAGGGCTACCCTGAGATCCTCTACCAGCTGCAGCACACTGATGTTGGGGTTAATGGCTGAGGTGAGGGCAAAGGTGGGGGCAGAGTTCGAACCCTGGGAGTGGTAACCCTGGGCCCCAAACTTCAAGAAGGCCTCGCAGAACCCTCCTGCCAATAAAATGAAATTATTTAGATTAGAGTTATGGTTAGGGCAAAGATCATAGGGGTGATACAGCCATCAGAGCCTTAAAACTAGCTATCCCAGAGTCTAGCAATCCATTTAGACTTGTTTTGATTTTCTGAAATCAGATTACTATAAACTGTTTGCTGTTGACTATATTGTATGTGACTGCTCCACAAACAGGCTGTTAGGATTGCTGAGTGAAAGTATTATGTGCTGATGAATATATCATGTCAGTTTGAATTTCCAATGTGAGTCACTGAATACATCAACATAATGTGTGAAAAATTGAAAACATCCAACTGCTACCTAGCATAACCACTGGAGAGCACCCTCCCACTACAACGCTAGCTTCAACAGTGCCTGAACGCTGTCAGCTTTGAAAACTCAAGTGTTCCCTATAGGGATATTGTAGGGACATCGCATGGTGTATTGACTGCTTCTCTGAGTAAAGGCAGTGTGTCAAAGTGCTGTGCTCTGATGGTCTTTTAAATATTGCACTAGTCTGCACAGATATATATTCATGATCTCATGTCACCTTAGCTGTAGGCCTATTACGGGAATTGCTAGCATTAGCATTATTAGCAATATGTTAGCCTGTATGACCATCTCTATGGGTGATGTCACGGTTTTCTCTGTCTTGCAGTGTGCTGGGGGTCATTAGCACTATGCTATCTCTATTATTAGAGCCTTGTGTCTTGTGCCCCTTACAGGAACCCCAACAGAGTCATCTGATATCCTGCTATGGTTATGACAAACAGTGGTGACTGAAATGTATCACCCCTGTAAGAAAACAGGGAGAGCTGAACAATATGGAAAGAGAGCT
It contains:
- the LOC121583568 gene encoding liprin-beta-2-like; translated protein: MASDASHMLEAALEQMDDIIAGGFCEAFLKFGAQGYHSQGSNSAPTFALTSAINPNISVLQLVEDLRVALEGQVDQEEHESMRRQVPMDTAHTLLEWLEKGGVSSVNTS